From Aliarcobacter butzleri, the proteins below share one genomic window:
- a CDS encoding DnaJ domain-containing protein: protein MDYSEFEKAVDMFGILTTVSKKDIKNKYLKLSKKYHPDMPEGSNEKFTELKKNYDLLLAYMDNYCYSFDEEEFKRQFPAFTNYKNWMK from the coding sequence ATGGATTATAGTGAATTTGAAAAAGCAGTAGATATGTTTGGTATTTTAACAACAGTTTCAAAAAAAGATATAAAAAATAAATATTTAAAATTATCAAAAAAGTATCATCCTGATATGCCAGAAGGTAGTAATGAAAAGTTTACAGAACTTAAAAAAAATTATGATTTGCTTTTAGCTTATATGGATAATTATTGTTATTCTTTTGATGAGGAAGAGTTTAAACGACAATTCCCAGCATTTACGAACTATAAAAATTGGATGAAATAA
- a CDS encoding J domain-containing protein has translation MYNNTIIYIFNKILSVAIFLFILYLIFTNFGTFLIIIAILVSIIAFIIYNFKKKLKQSNFNNFEFKFDNSQFRNGKFDFDFKDFQNFNNSSFQGFSNTARFDEVSKAKEFFGFTQTPTKEEVKKRYKELAKKYHPDLNDGNEEKMKELNHYRDILINIVE, from the coding sequence ATGTATAACAATACAATTATTTATATATTTAACAAAATTTTGAGTGTTGCTATTTTTCTTTTTATTTTATATTTAATATTTACAAACTTTGGAACTTTTTTGATAATTATCGCAATATTAGTTTCTATAATTGCGTTTATAATCTATAATTTCAAAAAAAAGTTAAAACAAAGCAATTTTAATAATTTTGAGTTTAAATTTGATAATTCGCAGTTTAGAAATGGAAAATTTGATTTTGATTTCAAAGATTTCCAAAACTTTAATAACTCAAGTTTTCAAGGTTTTTCAAATACTGCAAGATTTGATGAAGTTTCAAAAGCAAAAGAGTTTTTTGGATTTACTCAAACTCCTACAAAAGAAGAAGTAAAAAAAAGATATAAAGAGTTAGCGAAAAAATATCATCCAGATTTAAACGATGGTAATGAAGAAAAAATGAAAGAATTAAATCATTATAGAGATATTTTGATCAATATCGTTGAATAA
- a CDS encoding site-2 protease family protein has protein sequence MFQQQQEQTILPKIRNDLKLLETSVGEDGSKKWLLFDPIQNKYFDISLDTFELISNWQSDIELEEFIKILEEKNYQIEKESLKTFVDFLINNNLIVCDDSKYTSRMISIQKQSKQNIFKWLIHNYLFIRIPLLKPDKWLERNKTRVDFFYSSLWQNIVLSLGIIGIIFVLRDWDSFISTFMYLFTKEGFFYYFLSLVFVKSFHELGHAFTAKKYGCKVPTMGVAFLVLFPVLYTDTTNAWKLKSKYQRLKIVIAGMKVELYLALIATFLWSFAPEGILKSILFIIATTSWISSLLINISPFLRFDGYYALSDLTDTKNLQPRSFAMARWFLRKNILGLEEVKPESLTKSKEKFFIVYAIGTWIYRFFLFLGIAVLVYYYAFKVLGIILFLVEIVWFLLLPIYKELKVWWSKKSQLEFNKRNKISLAIFLIIVFLIFIPWNTNIKMPAIIESKNYFEFYPSENGYIEEIYFNSGENVKKGQLLLLIKSPELELKISQIEKEIEQMKMEIDKQAGLKENLNKRFILEESLQKKLNEKEGLEKIIKKFEVRANFDGKIYFNDVFKPNQWISKKEVVFTLYDNLDYRIVGFCNENDFKLLKENSQSKFIFNSGDIKDIHSNLTSISKVSIPYLEFPELSSDYQGEIATRLENKKIKTEQAYYKITIDLEKNELDLKNRKVGVLITKGEASSFISRIFKKAVSVVIRESEF, from the coding sequence ATGTTTCAGCAACAGCAAGAACAAACAATATTACCAAAAATAAGAAATGATTTAAAATTATTAGAGACTTCAGTAGGAGAAGATGGTTCTAAAAAATGGCTTTTATTTGATCCTATTCAAAACAAATATTTTGATATTTCACTTGATACTTTTGAGTTAATCTCAAATTGGCAAAGTGATATTGAATTAGAAGAGTTTATAAAAATTTTAGAAGAGAAAAATTATCAAATTGAAAAAGAGTCTTTAAAAACTTTTGTTGATTTTTTAATCAACAATAATTTAATTGTTTGCGATGATTCAAAATATACTTCAAGAATGATAAGTATTCAAAAACAATCAAAACAAAATATTTTCAAATGGCTAATTCATAACTATTTATTTATAAGAATTCCTCTATTAAAACCTGATAAATGGCTTGAAAGAAATAAAACTAGAGTTGATTTTTTTTATTCTAGCCTTTGGCAAAATATAGTTTTATCTTTAGGTATTATAGGAATTATTTTTGTTTTAAGAGATTGGGATAGTTTTATCTCTACTTTTATGTATTTGTTTACTAAAGAGGGCTTTTTTTACTACTTTTTATCTTTAGTTTTTGTAAAAAGTTTTCATGAATTAGGACACGCATTTACAGCTAAAAAATATGGTTGCAAAGTTCCAACAATGGGAGTTGCATTTTTAGTTCTATTTCCAGTTTTATACACAGATACGACAAATGCTTGGAAATTAAAATCAAAATACCAAAGATTAAAAATTGTAATTGCTGGAATGAAAGTAGAGCTATATTTAGCTTTAATTGCTACTTTTTTATGGTCATTTGCTCCTGAGGGAATTTTAAAAAGTATTTTATTTATTATTGCAACTACAAGTTGGATTAGTTCTCTTTTAATCAATATTAGTCCATTTTTGCGATTTGATGGTTATTATGCTTTATCAGATTTAACTGATACTAAAAATCTACAACCTCGTTCTTTTGCGATGGCAAGATGGTTTTTGCGAAAAAATATTTTAGGTTTAGAAGAAGTTAAACCAGAAAGTTTGACAAAATCAAAAGAGAAGTTTTTTATAGTTTATGCTATTGGAACTTGGATTTATAGGTTTTTTCTATTTTTAGGAATTGCTGTTTTAGTCTATTATTATGCTTTTAAAGTTTTAGGAATAATTTTATTTTTAGTTGAAATTGTATGGTTTCTTTTATTACCAATTTACAAAGAGTTGAAAGTTTGGTGGAGTAAAAAATCACAATTAGAATTTAATAAAAGAAATAAAATATCTTTAGCTATTTTTTTAATAATTGTATTTTTGATATTTATTCCTTGGAATACAAATATCAAAATGCCAGCAATTATTGAATCAAAAAATTATTTTGAATTTTATCCAAGTGAAAATGGATACATTGAAGAAATCTATTTTAATAGTGGAGAAAACGTAAAAAAAGGACAATTGCTTTTGCTTATTAAATCTCCAGAATTAGAACTTAAAATTTCTCAAATTGAAAAAGAGATTGAGCAAATGAAAATGGAAATAGATAAACAAGCTGGATTAAAAGAGAATTTAAACAAAAGATTTATTTTAGAAGAGAGTTTACAAAAAAAATTAAATGAAAAAGAGGGCTTAGAAAAGATTATCAAGAAATTTGAAGTAAGAGCAAATTTTGATGGGAAAATCTATTTTAATGATGTTTTTAAACCAAATCAATGGATAAGTAAAAAAGAGGTGGTTTTCACTTTATATGATAATTTAGATTATAGAATAGTTGGTTTTTGTAATGAAAATGATTTTAAATTATTAAAAGAAAATAGTCAAAGTAAATTTATTTTTAATTCAGGTGATATAAAAGATATTCATTCAAATTTGACTTCAATATCTAAGGTTTCTATTCCATATCTTGAATTTCCAGAGTTATCAAGTGATTATCAAGGTGAAATAGCAACAAGATTGGAAAATAAAAAAATAAAAACAGAACAAGCATATTATAAAATAACTATAGATTTAGAAAAAAATGAATTAGATTTAAAAAATAGAAAAGTTGGGGTTTTAATAACAAAAGGAGAAGCTTCAAGTTTTATATCAAGAATCTTTAAAAAAGCAGTTTCTGTTGTAATTAGAGAGAGTGAATTTTAA
- a CDS encoding efflux RND transporter periplasmic adaptor subunit: MESNISKLLQLEHNCRNCENIKELYFQIVNNTRSIVNYSQGILLTPDLKDKYKVVAISDISMVDSTSPYVQWLEEIIDDLQKSEKSKDIFIVDMKNDLKEENSKVSHEYAPSNLVYIPLKNTKEDREVNYIFLLFKEENWDENDILMLKHLSSSLAYFLFAMRRCSLFQSLKRVSFKSRYFKIAAVFLFVLMLMPVRLSVLAPLEVDAKNPYVVSSPLNGVIEEVKVFPNDKIEKNQLIVQFDDVDFTNNYLVAKRTLDVTNAELFTTKQSSFLDPKQKSQISSLENQVKLKEAELSYAKDQLDKTKIYSKEDGIAIINNPNDWKGRPVTTGERIFLIANPNSIELKIMLPASDAIFLEENAIVKAFFDNDPINSWSAKVKYVSYKPELTEQNILSYRITAEFEDIKENGYIPSIGLRGTAKIYSKKVTLFFYLFRKPITSVRQWIGW; the protein is encoded by the coding sequence TTGGAATCAAATATATCAAAACTTCTACAGTTGGAACACAACTGTAGAAATTGTGAAAATATAAAAGAGTTATATTTTCAAATAGTAAATAATACAAGAAGCATTGTAAATTACTCTCAAGGTATTTTATTAACGCCTGATTTAAAAGATAAATACAAAGTTGTAGCAATTTCAGATATATCTATGGTTGATTCAACTTCTCCTTATGTTCAATGGCTTGAAGAAATAATTGATGACTTACAAAAAAGTGAAAAGTCAAAAGATATTTTTATAGTTGATATGAAAAATGATTTAAAAGAGGAAAATTCTAAAGTTTCTCATGAATATGCTCCATCAAATTTAGTTTATATTCCTTTGAAAAATACAAAAGAGGATAGAGAAGTAAATTATATATTTTTGCTTTTCAAAGAAGAAAATTGGGATGAAAATGATATTTTGATGCTAAAACATCTTTCATCTTCATTGGCATATTTTTTATTTGCAATGAGAAGATGTAGTTTATTTCAATCATTAAAAAGAGTCTCATTTAAAAGTAGATATTTTAAAATTGCAGCAGTTTTTTTATTTGTTTTGATGCTTATGCCTGTTAGATTATCAGTTTTAGCTCCACTTGAAGTTGATGCAAAAAATCCTTATGTTGTATCTTCTCCTTTAAATGGAGTAATTGAAGAGGTAAAAGTTTTTCCAAATGATAAAATAGAAAAAAATCAGTTGATTGTTCAATTTGATGATGTTGATTTCACAAATAATTATTTAGTTGCAAAAAGAACTTTAGATGTTACAAATGCAGAACTTTTTACTACAAAACAGAGTAGTTTTTTAGACCCAAAACAAAAAAGTCAAATATCAAGTTTAGAAAATCAAGTAAAACTAAAAGAAGCAGAATTATCTTATGCTAAAGACCAATTAGATAAAACTAAGATTTATTCTAAAGAAGATGGTATTGCAATTATAAATAATCCAAATGACTGGAAAGGAAGACCTGTAACAACAGGTGAGAGAATATTTTTAATAGCAAATCCAAATAGTATAGAATTAAAAATTATGCTTCCAGCAAGTGATGCTATTTTTTTAGAAGAAAATGCAATAGTAAAAGCTTTTTTTGATAATGACCCAATAAATTCTTGGAGTGCAAAGGTAAAATATGTCTCATATAAGCCTGAACTTACTGAACAAAATATATTATCTTATAGAATAACTGCTGAGTTTGAAGATATAAAAGAAAATGGTTATATTCCTTCAATTGGACTTAGAGGAACAGCAAAAATTTATTCAAAAAAAGTAACTTTATTTTTCTATTTATTTAGAAAACCAATAACATCTGTTAGACAATGGATAGGTTGGTGA
- a CDS encoding glycoside hydrolase family 3 N-terminal domain-containing protein, whose product MIKKFLILAILFVSNSLFADENYSKAQIEKMIAKMVILGFNGTSVDKNDEIYKNIQSGLGGVILFDKDPNDKTKIKNIKDKNQLKNLNTQLQAISNQKLLISIDQEGGVVQRLKKDSGFVDTLSAKDIATNGEDFAKQSYKALAKDLKDVGINLDFAPVVDLSINKNNKVIVTRGRSFGESSSEVIKYSSIFVDELRKQNVISVLKHFPGHGSSLADSHLGFVDITKTWNQKELEPYKYFIKNNDVDMIMTAHVFNENLDKNYPATLSYNINTKLLREDLGYKGVLVTDDLQMSAISKHYDLKQTLTLAINSGVNMLLFANQLAKPVTLKEIVDTVYLQIQNKQISLQKIIDSNNKIDKLLKKI is encoded by the coding sequence ATGATAAAAAAGTTTTTGATTTTAGCTATTTTATTTGTATCAAATAGCTTATTTGCAGATGAAAATTATTCAAAAGCACAAATAGAAAAGATGATAGCAAAGATGGTTATTTTAGGTTTTAATGGTACAAGTGTAGATAAAAATGATGAAATATATAAAAACATACAATCAGGACTTGGTGGTGTAATACTATTTGATAAAGACCCAAATGATAAAACAAAGATAAAAAATATAAAAGATAAAAATCAGTTAAAAAATCTTAATACACAGCTTCAAGCAATTTCAAATCAAAAATTGTTAATTTCTATTGATCAAGAAGGTGGAGTAGTACAAAGACTTAAAAAAGATAGTGGTTTTGTAGATACTTTAAGTGCAAAAGATATTGCTACAAATGGTGAAGATTTTGCTAAACAAAGTTATAAAGCACTTGCTAAGGATTTAAAAGATGTTGGAATAAATCTCGATTTTGCTCCAGTTGTTGATTTATCTATAAATAAAAACAATAAAGTTATCGTAACAAGAGGAAGAAGCTTTGGTGAAAGTTCAAGTGAAGTTATAAAATACTCTTCGATTTTTGTTGATGAACTAAGAAAACAAAATGTAATTTCAGTTTTAAAACACTTTCCTGGACATGGTTCATCTTTAGCTGATTCTCATTTAGGATTTGTAGATATTACAAAAACTTGGAATCAAAAAGAGCTTGAACCATATAAATATTTTATAAAAAATAATGATGTAGATATGATTATGACAGCTCATGTATTTAATGAAAATTTAGATAAAAACTATCCTGCAACTTTGTCATACAATATAAATACAAAACTGCTTAGAGAAGATTTGGGATATAAAGGAGTTCTTGTAACAGATGATTTACAAATGAGCGCTATTTCAAAACATTATGATTTAAAACAGACTTTAACTTTAGCTATAAATTCTGGAGTTAATATGCTGCTTTTTGCAAATCAGTTAGCAAAACCAGTTACTTTAAAAGAGATTGTAGATACTGTTTATTTACAAATTCAAAATAAACAAATAAGTTTGCAAAAGATTATAGATTCAAATAATAAAATAGATAAGTTACTAAAAAAAATATAA